A window from Chryseobacterium vaccae encodes these proteins:
- a CDS encoding glycosyltransferase — MDFSVLISVYFKEKVEFLEKALDSILNNSLQPSQIILVKDGKLTKELDECIEIYCTKYSDLFTIVSLDANVGLGKALNAGLKHALYDIIARMDTDDICYQDRFKKQIEFLIKNPSISVIGTGIQEFNLIPGDLNQFRNLPVNSEDLLKFSKFRNPLNHPTVMFRKKAVIEAGSYQDMPLFEDYYLWVRMLHKGFKIANISEPLLHFRIGNNMIGRRSGWSYLKKELAFLSKIREINYINRKEFLVSGIVKLPLRILPKSILTFLYKKLLR; from the coding sequence ATGGATTTTTCGGTTTTGATTTCGGTATATTTTAAAGAAAAAGTTGAATTTTTAGAAAAAGCATTAGATAGTATTCTAAATAATTCTCTCCAACCTAGTCAGATTATTCTTGTCAAAGATGGTAAACTAACAAAAGAGTTGGATGAATGTATAGAAATATATTGTACTAAATATAGTGATTTATTTACAATTGTCTCCCTAGATGCTAATGTGGGTTTGGGAAAAGCTCTCAATGCTGGACTTAAGCATGCTTTGTATGATATTATAGCAAGAATGGATACAGATGATATTTGCTATCAAGATCGATTTAAAAAACAAATAGAGTTTTTAATTAAAAATCCTTCTATTAGTGTTATAGGTACTGGGATACAGGAATTTAATTTAATTCCTGGAGACCTAAATCAGTTTAGAAATTTGCCAGTAAATTCTGAAGATTTATTGAAGTTTTCTAAATTTAGAAATCCTCTGAATCATCCTACTGTGATGTTTAGAAAGAAAGCTGTTATTGAGGCTGGATCGTACCAAGATATGCCATTGTTTGAGGACTATTATCTTTGGGTTAGAATGTTACATAAAGGATTTAAAATTGCAAATATTTCAGAACCTCTGCTTCATTTTAGAATAGGAAATAATATGATTGGCAGGAGGAGTGGTTGGTCTTACCTAAAAAAAGAATTGGCATTTTTATCAAAAATAAGAGAAATAAATTATATTAATAGAAAGGAATTTTTAGTATCGGGAATTGTAAAATTACCACTCAGAATATTACCCAAATCTATTTTAACCTTCTTATACAAAAAACTACTGAGATAA
- a CDS encoding glycosyltransferase: MMISVCMATYNGERFIKEQVVSILNQLSSNDELIISDDGSTDNTLAIIKTLNDNRIHLKQNIKSNNRKHSRHFLVTKNFENALSYAKGDIIFLADQDDIWKTNKVETCLHYLKTYDILFTNYDIIDNEGKVSELQFLKENPIDISFYKMMKKMPFHGCCMCFKKEVLKQALPFPKKLLLHDNWIGILWAYQHPEKIKFIKESFVLYRQHTNNVSGVSRNSWMYKLLYRAEFLFDIYKRLIFKI; encoded by the coding sequence ATGATGATTAGTGTTTGTATGGCTACCTACAATGGAGAAAGGTTCATTAAAGAACAAGTTGTATCCATTCTGAATCAATTATCTTCAAATGATGAGCTCATTATTTCTGATGATGGTTCCACAGATAATACATTAGCTATAATAAAAACTTTAAATGATAATAGAATTCATTTAAAACAGAATATTAAAAGCAATAATAGAAAGCATTCTAGGCATTTTCTTGTCACTAAAAACTTTGAAAATGCGTTGTCATATGCTAAAGGTGATATCATTTTTCTTGCTGATCAAGATGATATATGGAAGACTAATAAGGTTGAGACATGTTTACATTACCTAAAAACATACGATATTCTTTTTACAAATTATGATATTATTGATAATGAAGGTAAGGTAAGTGAATTACAGTTCTTGAAAGAAAATCCTATCGATATATCTTTTTATAAAATGATGAAAAAAATGCCTTTTCATGGCTGTTGTATGTGCTTTAAAAAAGAAGTCTTAAAACAGGCACTGCCTTTTCCAAAAAAACTTCTACTACATGATAATTGGATTGGCATTTTATGGGCGTATCAGCACCCCGAAAAAATTAAATTTATAAAAGAATCATTTGTGCTATATAGACAACATACAAATAATGTTTCAGGAGTAAGTAGAAATTCTTGGATGTATAAATTACTATACAGAGCCGAATTTTTATTTGATATTTATAAGAGATTAATTTTTAAAATATAA
- a CDS encoding glycosyltransferase family 4 protein, with amino-acid sequence MHIMFLLPGHGKKPIGGHKIIYEYANYFVKEGHEVSIVYGSSCLFGKESFKNKIKSLARYIYFKTIGDFRPYGWFDLDRSIKLYFNWNLEERRILKADKYICTSIETAYYLNEFKCKNSDKIYFIQGYENWKWGNDMVHETWKFNMKKVTISEWLMELIKKNNEIVYLVENGFDFNVFDLDVPVESRQNTNVLMLYHTSPNKGVANGFKSLDLVKKEIPELQVNLFGTFPKPVNLPTGYNYYRIPEKEKLRMLYNDAAIFVGTSIEEGWGLTVGEAMQCGCAIVCTDNKGYQAMAIDNSTAKVSPAGDIKSMADNIIELIKNSETRYSIAQKGYEHIKKFDNAEAFSKFKKILNDD; translated from the coding sequence ATGCATATTATGTTTTTATTGCCTGGACACGGCAAAAAGCCAATCGGTGGGCACAAAATTATCTATGAATACGCGAATTATTTTGTGAAGGAAGGACATGAAGTTTCTATAGTATATGGTTCAAGTTGTCTTTTTGGAAAAGAGAGTTTTAAGAATAAAATAAAATCTCTAGCTAGGTATATTTATTTTAAAACAATTGGTGATTTTAGACCCTATGGCTGGTTTGATCTTGATAGAAGTATAAAACTATATTTTAATTGGAATTTAGAAGAACGGAGGATCTTAAAAGCAGATAAATATATTTGTACAAGTATAGAAACGGCTTATTATCTAAATGAATTCAAATGCAAAAATTCAGATAAAATCTATTTTATACAGGGCTATGAAAACTGGAAATGGGGGAATGATATGGTTCATGAGACATGGAAGTTTAATATGAAAAAAGTTACTATTTCGGAATGGCTTATGGAACTGATCAAAAAAAATAATGAAATAGTTTATTTGGTAGAAAACGGATTTGATTTTAATGTTTTTGATCTTGATGTTCCTGTGGAAAGCAGGCAAAATACAAATGTTTTAATGCTTTATCATACTTCGCCCAATAAAGGTGTTGCAAATGGATTTAAATCTTTAGACCTTGTAAAAAAAGAAATACCAGAATTACAGGTAAATTTATTTGGAACTTTTCCGAAGCCAGTAAATCTCCCTACAGGATATAATTATTATAGAATTCCCGAAAAAGAAAAATTAAGAATGCTTTACAATGATGCGGCCATTTTTGTTGGAACAAGTATTGAAGAAGGTTGGGGATTAACCGTAGGTGAGGCTATGCAATGTGGATGTGCTATAGTATGTACTGATAACAAAGGATATCAAGCTATGGCAATAGATAATTCTACCGCTAAAGTTAGCCCAGCCGGTGATATTAAAAGTATGGCAGATAATATTATTGAATTAATTAAAAATAGCGAAACCAGATATTCAATAGCCCAAAAAGGATATGAACATATTAAAAAATTTGATAATGCAGAAGCATTTTCTAAATTTAAAAAAATTTTGAATGATGATTAG
- a CDS encoding EpsG family protein, with amino-acid sequence MKFSSIEYSIPYVFIFLILFACAILEQKNIDRIISRNKLRNFAFILVLLFFGLRGYVASDWISYTHLYRDIVPINQLSLKTFKTITYEPGFLVFTSLIKTFSDNYIFYSFVNSLVDLLLLRILIKRYCQGYFIFALTIYFVFCGEIEINMLRNIKAIFLFLLSIKYISERKILPFMLINLVGLSFHNSAIFYFPLYFFIHKNNQKVYFIFTIIGLIIYFFQIHYLNTITNAMAGFLGGMFAKKNDHYITSESSGITFGVLYILIPLYWVFKNYKKIININENNLIFVNLFFLYCFSTLYFSEVLVFRARFSALFSFSLCVLFPLMYLFNRIKINRILIVNFLLVVFVSKLVLTNTPILNKYDNVIFGITSFEERTKIIEFYYRKLLD; translated from the coding sequence ATGAAATTTAGCAGTATAGAATATAGTATTCCCTACGTCTTCATATTTTTAATTTTATTTGCCTGTGCAATTTTAGAACAAAAGAATATTGATAGGATTATCTCCAGAAATAAACTAAGAAACTTTGCCTTTATTTTAGTTCTGCTTTTCTTCGGATTAAGAGGTTATGTAGCAAGTGACTGGATATCTTATACACATTTATACAGAGATATAGTTCCAATAAACCAGCTCTCGCTAAAAACATTCAAAACCATTACTTACGAACCTGGCTTTTTAGTGTTCACTTCCCTTATTAAAACATTTTCTGATAATTATATATTTTATTCCTTTGTAAATTCTCTTGTTGATCTTCTTTTACTTAGAATACTTATTAAACGATATTGTCAGGGATATTTTATTTTTGCTTTGACTATATATTTTGTATTCTGTGGCGAAATAGAAATTAATATGCTTAGAAATATCAAAGCCATATTTCTTTTTCTGCTGTCTATTAAATATATTAGTGAAAGAAAAATTTTACCTTTCATGTTGATTAATCTTGTGGGGTTGTCATTTCATAATTCTGCGATTTTTTATTTCCCGCTTTATTTTTTTATTCATAAAAATAATCAGAAAGTATATTTTATATTTACCATTATTGGACTAATAATTTATTTTTTCCAGATCCATTATTTAAATACTATTACGAATGCAATGGCAGGCTTTCTTGGAGGAATGTTTGCTAAAAAAAATGATCATTATATTACTTCAGAATCTTCCGGTATAACTTTTGGGGTTTTATATATATTAATTCCTCTCTATTGGGTTTTTAAAAATTATAAAAAAATTATCAATATCAATGAAAATAATTTGATTTTTGTAAACCTATTTTTTTTGTACTGCTTTTCAACCTTATATTTTTCAGAAGTATTGGTATTTAGAGCAAGATTTTCGGCATTGTTTTCATTTAGCTTGTGTGTATTATTTCCGTTAATGTATTTATTTAACAGAATTAAGATCAATAGAATACTGATTGTTAATTTTTTATTAGTAGTTTTTGTTAGTAAATTAGTACTTACAAATACTCCTATACTTAACAAGTATGATAATGTTATTTTTGGAATAACTAGTTTTGAAGAAAGAACTAAAATCATTGAGTTTTATTATAGAAAACTTTTAGACTAA
- a CDS encoding glycosyltransferase family 2 protein: MKQFAVLLTVFNRIDFTKKCLSQLEEAIALCPDCEFDIILTDDHSTDNTKEVIGKLFPSVKILDGTGDLFWCRGMINSWKYAEKSEKKYDGYFWLNNDSYIFPNSLISLINQSEEKNNKAVISGAFKSAATNRTTYGGRLKGQTVNLDPDGTLQKIEWMNGNLVFVPEYVYEKIGMLDSTFWHAIGDYDYGLRAIKQNLEVVLSKDYVGECEDHEKIEACYDKKNSLRKRFKNLYTPLGDDPFMRFSFLKRHYSLGKAIKSFTITHLFVLFPDLMKFYNNK; this comes from the coding sequence ATGAAACAATTTGCAGTATTGTTAACTGTTTTTAATCGGATTGATTTTACAAAAAAATGTCTCTCACAGCTTGAAGAGGCAATAGCTCTATGCCCGGATTGTGAGTTTGATATAATTTTAACTGATGATCATTCAACCGATAATACAAAAGAAGTTATTGGAAAGCTATTTCCTTCTGTAAAAATACTTGATGGTACAGGAGACTTGTTTTGGTGTAGAGGAATGATTAATTCCTGGAAGTATGCTGAAAAATCAGAAAAAAAATACGATGGATATTTTTGGCTTAATAATGATAGTTATATTTTTCCAAACTCATTGATTAGTCTTATTAACCAATCAGAAGAGAAAAATAATAAGGCAGTTATAAGCGGAGCATTTAAATCTGCAGCAACTAATCGTACAACTTATGGAGGGAGACTGAAAGGACAAACTGTTAATTTGGACCCGGATGGAACTCTGCAAAAGATTGAATGGATGAATGGTAATCTTGTTTTTGTTCCGGAATATGTATATGAAAAAATCGGAATGCTGGATAGCACATTCTGGCATGCAATTGGAGATTATGATTATGGATTAAGAGCAATAAAACAGAATTTAGAAGTTGTTTTATCAAAAGACTATGTAGGAGAGTGTGAAGATCATGAAAAGATTGAAGCATGCTATGATAAAAAAAATTCTTTAAGAAAAAGGTTTAAAAATCTCTATACTCCACTTGGAGATGACCCGTTTATGCGGTTTTCATTTTTAAAAAGGCATTATTCTCTTGGTAAAGCCATAAAGTCTTTTACTATTACTCATTTATTTGTTTTGTTTCCTGACTTAATGAAATTCTATAATAATAAATGA
- a CDS encoding flippase: MKLLSDKVLRKNFSYLFVLQIANYIIPLFLFPYLGTVLGSENFGRIMFAQAFVAYFTLFTDFGFNVSSTKEIADALGDKIKISETFWNTMFAKSLLLIISFIVFGAILLLFGRFREDSTLFFISFVNVVSAVLFPVWFFQGTEKMGFITIINTIPRVVMCLITFWLVKKVSDYNLALLIQVLSTFLSAILSLALLFYLRLVIFIRPSIKSVKKQIANSWHIFATSLSSNLYTTTNTIILGLIAGNTSVGIYSAADKIIRALIALLSSVTQVVFPRVNVYYNTSKKKCLQFVNQIVYAIAVICLVLGVGIFYFSDLIISLMFKTGEFMKSAEVLRFSVLLPLFSVINGVIAINIFITFGLKKKLLNIVMIGCVFSLTFIAPLVIIFKENGAVICATLTEIIIFILLLFTIKKSNLLHES, encoded by the coding sequence TTGAAACTTCTTTCTGATAAAGTCCTTCGCAAAAATTTTTCGTATCTTTTTGTATTGCAAATTGCAAATTATATTATTCCTCTCTTTTTATTTCCGTACTTAGGAACAGTATTAGGATCAGAAAATTTTGGACGAATTATGTTTGCCCAAGCATTTGTTGCATATTTTACATTATTTACCGATTTTGGTTTTAATGTTTCATCAACAAAAGAAATTGCAGATGCTTTGGGAGATAAAATTAAAATAAGTGAAACATTTTGGAATACAATGTTTGCAAAGTCCTTGTTGCTTATTATCAGTTTTATTGTCTTTGGAGCAATATTACTCCTGTTTGGGAGATTTAGAGAAGATAGTACTCTTTTTTTTATAAGCTTTGTTAATGTAGTATCTGCAGTGTTATTTCCTGTTTGGTTTTTTCAAGGAACTGAAAAGATGGGCTTTATTACAATTATTAATACTATTCCAAGAGTTGTAATGTGTTTAATAACTTTCTGGTTGGTGAAAAAAGTTTCTGATTATAATTTAGCTCTGTTAATTCAGGTTTTATCAACATTTTTATCTGCCATTTTAAGTCTGGCTTTATTATTTTACTTGAGATTAGTAATCTTTATCAGGCCCAGCATTAAAAGTGTTAAAAAACAAATTGCTAATAGCTGGCATATTTTTGCAACCAGTCTTTCTAGTAATCTTTATACAACAACTAATACAATAATCTTAGGCTTAATTGCTGGTAATACTTCTGTAGGAATTTATTCCGCAGCAGATAAAATTATAAGAGCTTTGATAGCACTGCTTTCTTCCGTTACACAAGTTGTTTTTCCGAGAGTAAATGTTTACTATAATACTTCGAAGAAAAAATGTTTGCAATTTGTAAATCAAATCGTTTATGCAATTGCTGTAATATGTTTAGTATTAGGAGTTGGGATTTTTTATTTTTCTGATTTAATCATATCATTGATGTTTAAAACTGGAGAATTTATGAAATCAGCTGAAGTGTTAAGGTTTTCGGTACTATTGCCTCTATTTTCTGTAATTAATGGTGTTATTGCTATCAACATTTTTATAACATTTGGCTTGAAAAAGAAGCTGCTTAATATAGTTATGATAGGTTGTGTGTTTAGTTTAACTTTTATTGCTCCTCTTGTTATCATATTTAAAGAAAATGGAGCGGTTATATGTGCTACACTTACAGAAATTATTATATTTATTTTATTGTTATTTACAATAAAGAAAAGTAACTTGCTACATGAATCATAA
- a CDS encoding GDP-L-fucose synthase family protein, producing MKKDSKIYIAGHKGLVGSAIWKQLSENGFTNLIGRTSKELNLMDAEATQKFFEEEKPEYVFLAAAYVGGIMANNTYRADFIYNNLQIQQNVIYQSYKHNVKKLLFLGSTCIYPKEAHQPIDENELLTDVLEYTNEPYAIAKIAGIKLCESFNIQYGTNFISVMPTNLYGPNDNFDLEKSHVLPAMIRKIYLANSLMNDDWDAVRNDLHKRPVESVSGADTNETIEKTLSKYGIFKDRVELWGTGKPMREFLWSEDMADACIFLMENIDFADLISNKKEIRNTHINIGTGKDLSIKDLSYLIAKEIGFSGNILFDASKPDGTMRKLVDVSKLNSLGWKNRIEITDGINKIYNWYLKSIK from the coding sequence ATGAAAAAGGATAGTAAGATATATATAGCAGGGCATAAAGGATTAGTAGGCTCTGCAATTTGGAAACAGCTTTCTGAAAATGGATTTACAAATCTGATCGGGAGAACTTCCAAAGAACTCAATCTGATGGATGCAGAAGCTACACAAAAATTCTTTGAAGAAGAAAAACCTGAATATGTATTTTTGGCAGCTGCGTATGTGGGAGGAATTATGGCAAATAATACTTACAGGGCGGATTTTATATACAATAACCTCCAGATTCAGCAGAATGTAATTTACCAGTCATATAAACATAACGTAAAAAAGCTTCTTTTTTTAGGAAGTACATGTATTTATCCTAAAGAAGCCCATCAGCCTATTGATGAAAATGAACTTCTTACAGATGTATTAGAGTATACTAACGAGCCTTATGCTATTGCTAAAATAGCTGGAATAAAGTTATGTGAAAGCTTTAACATCCAATATGGAACGAACTTTATTTCGGTAATGCCTACTAATCTGTATGGTCCTAATGATAATTTTGATCTGGAAAAAAGCCATGTTTTACCAGCAATGATCAGGAAAATTTATTTAGCTAATTCATTAATGAATGACGATTGGGATGCCGTTCGGAATGATTTACATAAAAGACCTGTAGAGTCTGTTTCAGGAGCCGACACTAATGAGACGATAGAAAAAACGTTGTCAAAATACGGGATATTTAAAGACAGAGTAGAATTGTGGGGAACAGGTAAACCTATGAGGGAGTTTTTATGGAGTGAAGATATGGCAGATGCCTGTATTTTCTTAATGGAAAATATAGACTTTGCAGATCTTATTTCCAATAAAAAAGAGATAAGAAACACCCATATCAATATTGGAACCGGGAAAGATTTGTCAATAAAAGATCTATCTTACCTGATTGCTAAGGAAATAGGATTTTCGGGAAATATTCTTTTTGATGCTTCTAAACCAGATGGAACAATGAGAAAACTGGTTGATGTATCAAAGTTAAATTCATTAGGATGGAAGAATCGTATTGAAATTACAGATGGAATTAATAAGATTTATAACTGGTATTTAAAGAGTATTAAATAA
- the gmd gene encoding GDP-mannose 4,6-dehydratase, whose translation MGKVALITGITGQDGSFLAEFLIEKGYEVHGIIRRSSSFNTDRIEHLYFDEWVRDMHQARLVNLHYGDMTDSSSLMRIIQLTQPDEIYNLAAQSHVKVSFDVPEYTAETDAVGTLRLLEAIRILGMEKKTKIYQASTSELFGLVQEVPQKETTPFYPRSPYGVAKQYGFWITKNYRESYDMFAVNGILFNHESERRGENFVTRKVTLAVARIVQGLQEKLYMGNLDSLRDWGYAKDYVECMWLMLQHDKAEDFVIATGEMHTVREFITKAFKVANIEIRWEGTDIDEKGIDAESGRILVEVDPKYFRPAEVEQLLGDPTKAKTLLGWNPTQTSFDELVEIMVKHDLEYVKKR comes from the coding sequence ATGGGAAAAGTAGCATTAATCACAGGAATTACAGGACAGGACGGATCTTTTTTGGCTGAATTTTTAATTGAAAAAGGATATGAAGTTCATGGAATTATTCGTCGTTCATCATCTTTTAATACAGACAGAATAGAACATCTTTATTTTGATGAATGGGTGAGGGATATGCATCAGGCAAGGCTGGTAAACCTTCATTATGGTGATATGACAGACTCTAGTTCATTAATGAGAATCATACAACTTACCCAGCCTGATGAAATATATAATTTGGCTGCTCAAAGTCACGTAAAAGTTAGTTTTGATGTACCTGAATATACAGCCGAAACAGACGCTGTTGGAACATTGAGATTATTAGAAGCCATAAGAATTTTAGGAATGGAGAAGAAAACTAAAATATACCAAGCTTCAACATCTGAATTATTTGGTCTTGTTCAGGAAGTTCCTCAAAAAGAAACTACACCATTCTATCCAAGGAGCCCTTACGGAGTAGCAAAACAATATGGTTTTTGGATTACCAAGAATTATAGAGAATCATATGATATGTTTGCCGTAAACGGAATATTATTTAATCACGAAAGTGAAAGGAGGGGAGAAAACTTCGTGACCAGAAAAGTTACATTGGCTGTAGCAAGGATTGTACAGGGGCTTCAGGAAAAACTTTATATGGGAAATCTAGACTCTTTAAGAGACTGGGGATATGCAAAAGATTATGTAGAATGTATGTGGCTTATGCTTCAACATGATAAGGCCGAAGATTTTGTAATTGCTACAGGTGAAATGCATACGGTGCGTGAGTTTATTACAAAAGCTTTTAAAGTGGCAAATATAGAAATTCGCTGGGAGGGGACAGATATTGATGAAAAAGGAATAGATGCGGAATCGGGCAGGATCTTGGTTGAAGTTGATCCAAAATATTTCAGACCCGCAGAAGTTGAACAGCTTTTAGGTGATCCTACAAAAGCTAAAACACTGTTAGGATGGAATCCAACACAGACATCATTTGATGAATTGGTAGAAATTATGGTAAAACATGACCTGGAATATGTAAAAAAACGTTAG
- a CDS encoding mannose-1-phosphate guanylyltransferase: protein MSIKNVILSGGVGSRLWPLSRKHNPKQYLEIFQGDSLFSLTINRNKRFVESLIVISNSENSKIGEKWLKDMDKPVLSITEPLPRNTAAAIALACFAADREDILLVTPSDHIIDGDSFYEKAVNESLSLAKEGYIATFGINPDKPETGYGYIEYEGREVLRFREKPNRETAIEFVKSGKFMWNSGMFCFKAGVMLDELLLHDPEIFKTAKTAWENRNEDASISEELMKVIPSKSIDYAVMEKSKKIKMVKSDFFWSDLGAFDSLYDYLLRNGHPVDEHGNMYIGDEKKFAQFIGMKNSILIDTRDVILVLNKENSQDVKYIYENLEKSGSTLT, encoded by the coding sequence ATGTCCATAAAAAATGTCATTTTAAGTGGAGGGGTGGGGTCCAGATTGTGGCCATTATCTAGAAAACATAATCCTAAGCAATATCTTGAAATCTTTCAAGGAGATTCTTTGTTCAGTCTGACAATTAATAGAAATAAGAGATTTGTTGAAAGCTTAATTGTTATATCAAATTCTGAAAATTCTAAAATTGGAGAAAAATGGTTGAAAGACATGGATAAACCCGTTTTGTCCATTACAGAACCATTACCAAGAAATACTGCCGCCGCAATTGCTCTAGCGTGTTTTGCTGCCGATAGAGAAGATATCTTATTAGTGACTCCTTCAGATCATATAATAGACGGAGACAGCTTTTATGAGAAAGCTGTCAATGAATCTTTAAGCCTTGCAAAAGAAGGATACATTGCAACCTTTGGAATTAATCCAGACAAGCCTGAAACGGGATATGGTTATATTGAATATGAAGGAAGAGAAGTATTAAGATTTCGGGAAAAACCCAACAGAGAAACTGCTATTGAATTTGTCAAAAGCGGAAAATTTATGTGGAACAGTGGAATGTTTTGTTTTAAAGCAGGTGTCATGCTTGATGAATTGCTTCTTCATGATCCTGAAATATTCAAAACGGCTAAAACTGCTTGGGAAAATAGAAATGAAGATGCATCTATATCAGAAGAATTAATGAAAGTAATTCCTTCCAAAAGTATAGACTATGCCGTTATGGAAAAAAGTAAAAAAATCAAAATGGTTAAATCAGACTTTTTTTGGTCAGATTTAGGGGCTTTTGATTCATTATATGATTATCTTCTAAGAAATGGACACCCGGTTGATGAGCACGGAAATATGTATATCGGGGACGAAAAAAAGTTTGCCCAGTTTATAGGAATGAAAAATTCAATACTTATAGATACTAGAGATGTAATATTGGTTTTAAATAAAGAAAACTCTCAGGATGTTAAGTATATATATGAAAATTTAGAAAAATCAGGATCTACACTAACATAA